CTAAAGAATAAAATCAGCAATAACAGTGGCAACGCGTTTTATAAGTCAAAATCGAATGTAATATCCGAGAACGAAATCCACAGGAATATCGATGGGCTATTACTCCTTTCTTCAGATTATAACGAAATTATTAATAATTCACTGGACTCTAATGAATATGGAATTTCTTTGCATTATTCTAAAAATAATAATCTGAAAAGGAATAATATGTCAAATCAATACAAAAACCTCGAAATAATGGGTTCGTTAAAAATTTACTATAATAACACGATTGATGATACAAACACAATAAAAGGTCTGCCGTTATATTATTACTACGATGAATATGATTTGACGATAAAAGACGCAAGAACACATTATCTTGGAATTGCAAGTTGTGATAACGTAACGATAAGAAATAGCGATATTGGAGACTTACAAATTTCATTCAATAACCAGAGTACAGTTTTAGCAAATAACATTTCAGATGGCATGCAAATCTACGTGTCAAATAATACCACAGTGATACAAAATAACATAACCGGCGATGTGGAAATCTCACGATCGAATAACAACACATTAAAAGATAATGTCATGAATGCAGGCAGGGTTTATCCTTTTTCGTCCTCTGTTCTGATCGCTAAAAACCTGATAAGTGGCGGTGGAATTTCGTTCATGTATAACTCGCCTTTAGATTTAATTATAGAAAACAACACGATTTTTGATTGTGAATATGGAATTGAATGTTTCCGTCCTCGTCCCGTTAGAGGGAGAGGTGGAGGGCTATTTTTAGACATTGGTATTCCTTCTCAACCGTCAAATCCAGTGACTCAAAAAGTAATTATTAAGAACAATGAAATCTTAAAGAATACTTATGGAATTTCGCTAAGATGGTGGCCACACGGTACAACAATTACGAACAACGGCATCTTAGATAATGATTGGGGGATCTATCTTGAAAACGTTGATAGTTGCACGATAGCGAATAATACAATATCAAATAATGAGAATGGAGTCTATCTGCAAGGGGGGTGTTATGATAATCTTATCTATAATAACTACTTCAACAACACAAAAAATGCTTACGACGATGGATATAATATCTGGAATATTACGAAAACATCGGAGGAGAATATAGCTGGAGGTGGTTACCTTGGTGGAAATTACTGGAGCGATTATGAGGGCGAAGATACAGACCTACTACCTGACGGATTGGGTGATACACTGCTTCCCTATAATTCATCGGGGAATATAACAAACGGTGGCGATTGGCACCCGCTGGTTATGGCTGAAGAGGAGCCTTACACAAATATAGATGTCGGCGTCACCTCTAGCATAACTCTCGCAGATTCAAGCGATTTAGCGGCATATTTGCCTCCTGAGTATGATGGTATTGATATCGGCGACGCTGTTGTGCTCAATGTCAATGTCACCGATAATACCAGCTCAACAACCGATGACGCATATACAGACATAACAATAAACGTCGGTGACCTTGACGTAGCAACGTGCACCGTATTTAAGACCGGAACAGGATTTTTACAAGAAGTTGAAGATGTTAATACGCTTCCAACGGTCGATGGTGAGCCGTCATTCTCTCGGGATTTGGTTAATAAGACTGTTACGGCCAGACTCTACGTGGGAGATCCGTTACTTGGAGTGATACCGTTTGTTGAAGCAGTCTTCGATACCGGAACACCGGATAATCCATATCCAAGTATTTCAGGTATCCACAATGGTACCATCACGCTAAATCAAACGATTTTGGTATCTAAACTTTATACCTACTCATGTTCAGGCACAGGAGGGCATACCGAATACGCAAGAATATGGAACTCGACGTTGAACGTTACTGCGACCTGGGACGGCTACAATGGCGATTGGCACAACCTCAATTTCAACGACTCGTTCACCCTCTACGAAAACGAAACTTACAACTACACGATTAGAACGGGCTCCTATCCTCA
This DNA window, taken from Methanomicrobia archaeon, encodes the following:
- a CDS encoding right-handed parallel beta-helix repeat-containing protein; translated protein: MNTKEGVNCGFGRGKAIIGIVLTAVLFASVLGALVPISARDGAGAIERGDIVFCGEEGLDVSAIVVSGSYFYGMTGTTTEGATIFVADNTDFDVSASAVEGPYNATSAAGTVADIVIDEPKITGDVFIEGTTYSVVGKAIPRGTKLTVHIEPNFGGLMKNAADGSWSKVKLKLLDPDGILLTPEKIDADTPENNVTSSDWSQLDTSEWRIGQWRMWITTDRDTCNDVDVSSPYYEFTVRKEELTIDAEEDAVDQGEDINVTITGNPFAFYYLTVTNVDTDNPPMILYTSDVVVLDEWGDAYPATGTPYLAAWVRTGGGCTANVSIDTTCAAERLYEITVYDAIYPVYPDFAPDDDVEEDDDDDVDVWVNPHEPRTIYVPDDYATIQEAVTAANPFDIIIVRDGTYTENVDFSVANLTIRSENGSDKTIVNALDPNDHVLEITVNYVNVSGFTIGGGWCGVYLRANYCNISNNTLSNNSIGINIEYSNHNILIKNKLSNNYYGNLLCSGHSKTDFDNVIDTTNTINDYPVYYYFDQKDRIIKNLNTSWIGFAYCSNFTIQNNSIHHGEGVSFVFCNDSRILKNKISNNSGNAFYKSKSNVISENEIHRNIDGLLLLSSDYNEIINNSLDSNEYGISLHYSKNNNLKRNNMSNQYKNLEIMGSLKIYYNNTIDDTNTIKGLPLYYYYDEYDLTIKDARTHYLGIASCDNVTIRNSDIGDLQISFNNQSTVLANNISDGMQIYVSNNTTVIQNNITGDVEISRSNNNTLKDNVMNAGRVYPFSSSVLIAKNLISGGGISFMYNSPLDLIIENNTIFDCEYGIECFRPRPVRGRGGGLFLDIGIPSQPSNPVTQKVIIKNNEILKNTYGISLRWWPHGTTITNNGILDNDWGIYLENVDSCTIANNTISNNENGVYLQGGCYDNLIYNNYFNNTKNAYDDGYNIWNITKTSEENIAGGGYLGGNYWSDYEGEDTDLLPDGLGDTLLPYNSSGNITNGGDWHPLVMAEEEPYTNIDVGVTSSITLADSSDLAAYLPPEYDGIDIGDAVVLNVNVTDNTSSTTDDAYTDITINVGDLDVATCTVFKTGTGFLQEVEDVNTLPTVDGEPSFSRDLVNKTVTARLYVGDPLLGVIPFVEAVFDTGTPDNPYPSISGIHNGTITLNQTILVSKLYTYSCSGTGGHTEYARIWNSTLNVTATWDGYNGDWHNLNFNDSFTLYENETYNYTIRTGSYPQIIHESPFNATGGTIRCTSFEDANGEIHTDWIPAIRLE